Proteins from a single region of Carassius carassius chromosome 25, fCarCar2.1, whole genome shotgun sequence:
- the LOC132104427 gene encoding phosphatidylinositol-3-phosphatase SAC1-A, translating to MATAYERFNLHATPEKFYIEACDDGANDVLVIDRVSTEMTLSGIKDIPPSGVTRPICGIMGTIRLVAGMYLIVITRKKKVGDLFGHTVWKALEFDVISYKKTILHLTDIQMQDNKTFLSMISNVLNTDGFYFCTDYDLSHTQQRLSNTSPDFQEMSLLERADQRFMWNGNLLREIIAQPELHKFAFPVIHGFIVMKPCCINGKVFEWILISRRSCFRAGVRYYVRGIDSEGHAANFVETEQIVQYNNSQASFVQTRGSMPFFWSQRPNLRYKPKPQISTDTNHMDGFRRHFESQVLIYGKQVVLNLVNQKGSELPLEQAFAKMASGMENGLIKYIAFDFHKECSKMRWHRLQILVDAVSDMQEEFGYFMVSSDGKVTSEQSGTFRSNCMDCLDRTNVIQSLLARRSLQSQLQRMGVLHVGQKIEEQADFEKIYKNAWADNANACAKQYAGTGALKTDFTRTGKRTHWGLVMDGWNSMIRYYKNNFSDGFRQDSIDLFLGNYTVDETESLTPLHVQKDYKFLLLPVIMVVAFSMCIICLLMAGDTWTETLAYLLFWGMASALTAAVIVVNGREFVDSPKLVQKEKMD from the exons ATGGCGACCGCCTACGAGAGGTTCAACCT GCATGCAACACCTGAGAAGTTCTACATTGAGGCCTGTGATGATGGAGCTAATGACGTGTTGGTTATTGATAGGGTGTCCACCGAGATGACCCTCTCAG GTATTAAGGACATCCCCCCATCAGGCGTAACCAGACCCATTTGTGGAATCATGGGAACTATTCGGCTGGTGGCTG GGATGTACCTCATAGTCATCACCCGGAAAAAGAAAGTGGGCGACCTGTTTGGCCACACTGTGTGGAAAGCACTGGAGTTTGATGTGATTTCTTATAAGAAGACCATTTTGCACCTCACAGACATTCAG ATGCAAGACAACAAGACGTTTCTGTCTATGATCAGCAATGTACTCAACACAGACGGTTTCTACTTCTGCACGGATTATGACCTGAGCCACACCCAGCAGCGCCTGTCCAACACCAGCCCGGACTTCCAGGAGATGAGTCTGCTGGAGAGG GCAGACCAGAGATTCATGTGGAATGGAAACCTTTTAAGAGAAATTATCGCACAACCTGAG CTCCACAAATTTGCATTTCCTGTCATCCACGGAT TTATTGTGATGAAGCCGTGCTGCATCAATGGGAAGGTGTTTGAGTGGATCCTCATCTCTAGACGGAGCTGTTTCAGAGCTGGAGTCCGATATTATGTCAGAG GCATTGACTCTGAAGGACATGCTGCTAACTTTGTTGAGACAGAACAGATAGTCCAGTACAATAATTCCCAGGCCTCCTTTGTGCAG ACTCGAGGCTCCATGCCCTTTTTCTGGTCTCAAAGACCTAATCTGAGGTACAAGCCCAAGCCGCAGATAAGCACAGACACCAATCAC ATGGATGGATTCAGGAGGCATTTTGAGTCGCAGGTTCTTATTTATGGCAAACAAGTGGTTCTAAATTTG GTGAATCAGAAAGGATCTGAACTGCCCCTTGAACAGGCCTTCGCCAAAATGGCCAGCGGCATGGAGAACGGACTCATTAA GTACATAGCCTTTGACTTTCACAAAGAATGCAGTAAGATGAGATGGCATCGCCTCCAGATTCTCGTTGATGCCGTTTCTGACATGCAAGAGGAGTTTGG GTATTTCATGGTGAGCTCAGACGGGAAGGTGACGTCCGAGCAGTCTGGAACCTTCCGCAGTAACTGTATGGACTGTCTGGACCGTACCAACGTCATTCAGAGCCTGCTGGCCAGACGCTCCCTACAGAGCCAGCTACAG AGGATGGGGGTCCTCCACGTAGGCCAGAAAATTGAGGAGCAGGCTGATTTTGAGAAGATTTATAAGAACG caTGGGCAGACAATGCCAATGCTTGTGCTAAACAGTACGCAGGAACCGGAGCATTGAAAACCGACTTCACCAG AACCGGGAAGAGGACTCACTGGGGCTTGGTAATGGATGGCTGGAACTCAATGATTCGTTACTACAAGAACAATTTCTCAGACGGGTTCAGACAA GACTCCATCGATCTCTTCCTTGGAAACTATACAGTGGATGAAACCGAAAGCTTGACGCCTCTGCATGTGCAGAAGGACTACAAGTTCCTCTTG CTTCCTGTTATTATGGTGGTGGCCTTCTCCATGTGCATCATCTGTCTCCTAATGGCAG GGGACACTTGGACAGAGACGCTGGCGTACTTGTTATTCTGGGGCATGGCCAGTGCTCTTACAGCCGCTGTCATCGTGGTCAACGGACGGGAGTTTGTAGACTCACCAAAACTGGTCCAAAAAGAGAAGATGGACTGA